The following proteins are co-located in the Gavia stellata isolate bGavSte3 chromosome 18, bGavSte3.hap2, whole genome shotgun sequence genome:
- the FAM83G gene encoding protein FAM83G, whose translation MAFSQVQCLDDSHVNWRSSESKPEFFYSEEQRLALEALASRGPDAFYEVLKKENIRDFLSELELKKILDTLETYDPGSEYIPRHGSSVGESEGDHNSQGDEQDVAPSLEYWPQRSDRSIPQLDLGWPETIAYRGVTRATVYMQPPIEGQAHIKEVVRKMICQAQKVIAVVMDMFTDVDIFKDLLDAGFKRKVGVYIILDETNVKHFLQMCERAQMHAGHLKNLRIRSTGGTEFFTRSATKFKGALAQKFMFVDGDRAMCGSYSFTWSAARTDRNVITVLSGQVVEAFDKQFQELYLMSKGVSLKSISMGVEPEPEPVTLPSVVPVTPANAVVKKLINPKYALVKAKSADQISKTSSENQDKNQKTDNKGKVLPEGQVGDRHGDVADLSLLIHPGLLNLEKANMFDYLPTWVEPDPEPGSEVLGYINIIDPKIKNVKLSQMNRIKVCDVSQASAQHRQMLKNREMETKKNSDQEPPLVSPCQRQTPQTPMEAPAAPTTSPIEGASWTTKQAGTFAASPLGHCLKPPEETLEDIKPPVPKPRTIPAGVLMTNVITPCDSSTALEGDTQPLPVDHAGAKQEPEENPNGASMETCHLQPDRLVAGPQEDKGPPCAHNGLGEEEEEEEEEYITLSDQDSYSSSSADHSYRRSNASSISDEYFEVRDRYGPLRRTNSDVTHNGEILPMQRKLSDPHISRGTFLSPLGSLPSLKHVRVEDITKRRSNAVEIRCVLPRTILDGNSSYPSSATQGTHIYRYRPRNPAGREQGKEVSCSPTHEMIPPGATKYRGDGAEPKKTIAGSQPYWQSKAFSPSKPTQPGHLSPSNPRASSKRLTSLPESQKTTEEMRTPLGIPLSKLSQSKHLKNRVAGAPGASIDSKKKPPETTSPKDH comes from the exons ATGGCTTTCTCCCAGGTGCAGTGCCTGGACGACAGCCACGTCAACTGGAGGTCCAGCGAGTCCAAGCCCGAGTTCTTCTACAGCGAGGAGCAACGCCTGGCCCTGGAGGCACTGGCTTCCCGTGGCCCCGACGCCTTCTATGAGGTCCTGAAGAAGGAGAACATCAGGGACTTCCTCTCCGAGCTGGAGCTAAAGAAGATCCTGGACACGTTGGAAACGTACGACCCCGGCTCCGAGTACATCCCGCGCCACGGCAGCAGCGTGGGGGAGAGCGAAGGCGATCACAACAGTCAAGGGGATGAGCAGGAcgtggccccctccctggagtACTGGCCCCAGAGGTCTGACCGCTCCATCCCCCAGCTGGACCTCGGCTGGCCCGAGACCATCGCCTACCGCGGGGTCACCCGCGCCACCGTCTACATGCAGCCGCCCATCGAGGGGCAAGCGCACATCAAGGAGGTGGTGCGGAAGATGATCTGCCAGGCTCAGAAG gtcATCGCGGTGGTCATGGACATGTTCACCGATGTAGACATCTTCAAGGACCTCCTGGACGCGGGCTTCAAGAGGAAAGTGGGAGTCTACATCATTTTGGATGAGACCAACGTGAAGCACTTCCTGCAGATGTGCGAGCGAGCCCAGATGCATGCCGGGCACCTGAAG aacCTGCGAATCCGGAGCACGGGGGGGACAGAGTTTTTCACACGCTCAGCCACCAAATTCAAAGGGGCTTTGGCCCAGAAGTTCATGTTTGTGGACGGGGACCGGGCCATGTGCGGATCCTACAG CTTCACCTGGTCTGCGGCGAGGACAGACCGAAACGTCATCACGGTCCTCTCTGGCCAAGTGGTGGAGGCGTTCGACAAGCAGTTCCAGGAGCTCTACCTCATGTCCAAAGGTGTGAGCCTCAAGTCCATCTCCATGGGTGTAGAGCCTGAACCTGAGCCCGTAACGCTGCCTTCCGTCGTGCCGGTGACCCCTGCCAATGCCGTGGTGAAGAAGCTGATAAACCCTAAATACGCCCTAGTGAAGGCCAAGAGCGCCGACCAGATCAGCAAGACTTCATCCGAGAACCAGGACAAAAACCAGAAGACGGACAACAAAGGCAAAGTCCTGCCCGAGGGCCAGGTGGGCGACAGGCATGGCGATGTGGCAGACCTCTCCCTGCTCATCCACCCTGGTCTCCTGAATCTGGAGAAAGCCAACATGTTTGACTATCTGCCCACCTGGGTCGAGCCTGACCCTGAGCCTGGGAGCGAAGTCTTGGGCTACATCAACATTATTGACCCCAAGATAAAGAACGTGAAGCTCTCGCAGATGAACCGCATCAAAGTCTGCGACGTCTCCCAGGCCAGCGCCCAGCACCGGCAGATGCTGaagaacagggagatggagaccAAGAAAAACTCAGACCAAGAGCCACCTCTGGTGTCCCCCTGCCAAAGACAGACCCCACAGACCCCCATGGaagctcctgcagcccccactACCAGCCCCATCGAAGGCGCCAGCTGGACAACGAAGCAAGCAGGAACATTTGCTGCTTCACCATTGGGCCACTGCTTGAAGCCACCGGAGGAGACGCTGGAGGACATCAAGCCCCCGGTTCCAAAGCCAAGGACCATCCCTGCTGGCGTCCTCATGACCAATGTCATTACACCCTGTgacagcagcactgccctggaggGTGACACACAACCACTGCCGGTCGACCACGCGGGTGCGAAACAGGAACCCGAGGAGAACCCCAATGGAGCTTCAATGGAGACCTGCCATCTCCAGCCAGACCGGCTGGTGGCAGGGCCACAGGAGGACAAAGGGCCTCCCTGCGCCCACAACgggctgggagaagaggaggaggaggaggaagaggagtaCATCACTCTCAGTGACCAGGATAGCtactccagcagctctgctgaccACAGCTACCGCCGCTCCAATGCCTCCTCCATCTCAGACGAGTACTTTGAGGTCAGGGATCGCTACGGGCCGCTCCGGCGAACCAACTCGGACGTCACCCACAACGGGGAGATCCTTCCCATGCAGAGGAAGCTCAGTGACCCTCACATAAGCCGGGGCACCTTCCTCAGCCCCCTGGGGAGCCTCCCGTCCCTGAAGCATGTCCGCGTGGAGGACATAACAAAGAGGAGGAGCAACGCTGTGGAGATTAGGTGTGTGCTGCCCCGCACCATCCTGGATGGCAACAGCTCCTATCCCAGCAGTGCCACGCAG GGGACGCACATCTACCGTTACCGACCCAGGAACCCCGCAGGCAGAGAACAAGGCAAGGAGGTCTCCTGCTCCCCAACGCACGAGATGATACCCCCTGGGGCCACCAAATACAGGGGGGATGGAGCCGAGCCCAAAAAGACCAttgcaggcagccagccctACTGGCAGAGCAAAGCCTTCAGCCCCAGCAAGCCCACGCAGCCCGGCCACCTCTCACCAAGCAACCCCAGAGCATCAAGCAAACGCTTAACCTCCCTGCCAGAAAGCCAGAAGACGACCGAGGAGATGAGGACACCCCTCGGCATCCCGCTCTCCAaactgtcccagtccaagcaCCTCAAGAACAGGGTTGCGGGAGCCCCGGGTGCTTCTATTGACTCCAAAAAGAAGCCCCCCGAGACCACCAGCCCGAAGGACCACTAG